CTCGAGAGCGAGCGGATCCTCACCGAGATCTCGCCCGCGGCCCAGCTCGGGGCGGACTCGGCCACTCCTCGGTCCACGTATCTGCAGACCTCGCCCAAGTCGGAGGGCCCGTACAGCGCATACTTGACCCTCGTCAGCGGGACCGAGTCGACGAGGACCCCCCTCGCGTAAATCCCCAAGTCCGCCGGCATAGCCAGAGTCAGAGTCACCCGAGCCCCGGGCAGTAGGAGGAGCGGCTCCGGGAGCTTGAACAGCACGCACGTCACCTCCAAGGGCCCGCCAAGGGGGGGCAGAGGCCTTAGGCTCAAGCTCTCCCTGGCCCCGAGGCTCAGGACCCTCGTCGCCTTTGAGCTCCTCAGCTCCTTGACGAGCCTCACGCTCTCCTCGTCGATTCTCTCAACGATCAGCCTGCCTCCGGGCAGA
The Fervidicoccaceae archaeon genome window above contains:
- a CDS encoding DUF432 domain-containing protein codes for the protein MYGDFEVSRELEVPLPGGRLIVERIDEESVRLVKELRSSKATRVLSLGARESLSLRPLPPLGGPLEVTCVLFKLPEPLLLLPGARVTLTLAMPADLGIYARGVLVDSVPLTRVKYALYGPSDLGEVCRYVDRGVAESAPSWAAGEISVRIRSLSSSRLEVSRVVIPALGLAASVTEGGEVTFNDVEVEASSVVYAEVRTKTLSSLAERAGRLRYAGEGREVLYVMRYGL